The following are from one region of the bacterium genome:
- a CDS encoding glutamate-cysteine ligase family protein — MELFTLGVEEEFGLVDPATGRLAPRITETLSTLSEAERVEIKPDVHQATLEIATPVCLDLEEVRAELRRLRHLARRAANRAGVDLLPVGAHPNCRWREQPMVDYPRYHRLAEYQGDKWLRCLFWGLHVHLGVPEEEERITIANGLRPYLPLFIACASNSPFWEGERHPAADARL, encoded by the coding sequence GTGGAGCTCTTCACCCTGGGCGTCGAGGAGGAGTTCGGGCTGGTGGATCCGGCCACGGGCCGGCTCGCGCCCCGCATCACCGAGACCCTCTCCACGCTCTCCGAGGCCGAGCGCGTCGAAATCAAGCCCGACGTCCACCAGGCGACGCTGGAGATAGCCACCCCGGTGTGCCTGGACCTGGAGGAGGTGCGGGCGGAGCTGCGTCGCCTGCGTCATCTGGCGCGGCGGGCGGCAAACCGGGCCGGCGTGGATCTCCTCCCCGTGGGGGCCCACCCGAACTGCCGCTGGCGCGAGCAGCCGATGGTGGACTACCCGCGCTACCATCGCCTGGCGGAGTACCAGGGTGATAAATGGCTGCGCTGCCTCTTCTGGGGCCTCCACGTCCACCTGGGGGTGCCCGAGGAAGAGGAGCGCATCACCATCGCCAACGGCCTGCGCCCGTACCTGCCGCTCTTCATCGCCTGCGCCTCCAACTCCCCCTTCTGGGAAGGCGAGCGTCATCCGGCCGCCGACGCGCGCCTGG
- the dnaB gene encoding replicative DNA helicase produces MDELEQNLGLPSSLEAERLTLGATLRYPEAVHRCIEANMRPDDFLKPIHGRIYTAIMNLYSMRDGAIDLVTVSDELRRSPEGLTDSELGYLVEVKESTASTAGMASHLEIIRDKATLRSLVKAAAIINESARAEAEPSSTVLEKAEGLILEIAERRMRREVRPLSELVDTALEEMRALHEGRSTRSEILTGFFDLDEILTGLHRGNLIVLASRPGMGKTALGLNISQRIAIDSGVGVGFFSLEMSAEELVRRMLCSEARVDSQKVRRGLVSEGDMEKFITKVARLSNAPFYLDDTPALSVLELRAKARRLVKQKGVGLIVVDYLQLMTATHRRAESRQVEVAEISRSLKALAKELDVPILAIAQLNRQPTNRPRSKMPQLSDLRESGAIEQDADVVMFLHREEYYQVSSPGEAAEPVEETPDYGNGGGISDDLARMPGISQVIVAKQRNGPVGSVYLVFRKRFTRFESLDRSFRTPASASASGESPPF; encoded by the coding sequence ATGGACGAACTGGAGCAGAACCTCGGCCTGCCGAGCAGCCTGGAGGCCGAACGTCTGACCCTGGGCGCGACGCTGCGCTACCCCGAGGCGGTGCACCGCTGCATCGAGGCCAACATGCGGCCCGACGACTTCTTAAAACCAATCCACGGGCGAATCTACACCGCAATCATGAACCTCTACTCCATGCGGGACGGCGCCATAGACCTGGTGACCGTCTCCGACGAGCTGCGGCGCTCGCCCGAGGGGCTCACCGACTCCGAGCTGGGCTACCTGGTGGAGGTGAAGGAGTCCACGGCGTCCACGGCGGGGATGGCGTCCCATCTGGAGATAATCCGGGACAAGGCGACTCTGCGCTCGCTGGTCAAGGCGGCTGCGATAATAAACGAGTCGGCCCGCGCCGAGGCCGAGCCGTCGTCCACCGTCCTGGAGAAGGCCGAGGGGCTGATTCTGGAAATCGCCGAGAGGCGGATGCGCCGCGAGGTCAGGCCGCTTTCCGAGCTCGTGGACACCGCCCTGGAGGAGATGCGCGCCCTCCACGAGGGACGCTCCACCCGGAGCGAGATACTCACCGGCTTCTTCGACCTCGACGAGATTCTTACCGGCCTCCACCGGGGCAACCTCATCGTCCTGGCCAGCCGGCCCGGCATGGGCAAAACGGCCCTGGGACTCAACATCTCCCAGCGCATCGCCATAGACTCCGGGGTGGGGGTCGGGTTCTTCTCCCTGGAGATGTCGGCGGAGGAGCTGGTGCGGCGGATGCTCTGCTCCGAGGCCCGGGTGGACTCCCAGAAGGTGCGCCGGGGGCTGGTCTCCGAGGGCGACATGGAGAAGTTCATCACCAAGGTGGCCCGCCTCTCCAACGCCCCCTTCTACCTGGACGACACCCCGGCCTTGTCGGTGCTGGAGCTGCGGGCCAAGGCCCGCCGACTGGTCAAGCAGAAGGGCGTCGGGCTCATCGTCGTGGACTACCTCCAGCTCATGACCGCCACCCACCGCCGCGCGGAGAGCCGCCAGGTCGAGGTCGCCGAGATATCCCGCTCCCTCAAGGCGCTGGCCAAGGAGCTCGACGTCCCCATCCTGGCCATCGCGCAGCTCAACCGCCAGCCGACCAACCGGCCCCGGTCCAAGATGCCCCAGCTCTCAGACCTGCGCGAGTCGGGCGCCATCGAGCAGGACGCCGACGTGGTGATGTTTCTGCACCGGGAGGAATACTACCAGGTCTCCAGCCCCGGCGAGGCGGCCGAACCGGTGGAGGAGACGCCGGACTACGGCAACGGCGGCGGCATCTCCGACGACCTGGCCCGGATGCCCGGCATCAGCCAGGTCATCGTCGCCAAGCAGCGCAACGGCCCGGTGGGCTCCGTCTACCTCGTGTTCCGCAAGCGGTTCACGCGCTTCGAGAGCCTGGACCGCTCCTTCCGCACCCCCGCGAGCGCCTCGGCCTCCGGGGAATCCCCGCCGTTTTAG
- the alr gene encoding alanine racemase, whose product MYPNRPIWAEVDLSAIRDNLFAVRERVGRGVKIMAVVKSDAYGHGKLEVARTLDPYADWFGVSFVDEGVELRQAGFDQPILCLVTPLADELDAMVKYRLTPVLSDAELADRLGERLARMGWLDAYRRDFDVHVKVDTGMGRLGVWHEEAPETVARIEAVPGVHVAGLMTHFPLADGEDASFAREQLERFARVRRELERKGLSPELCHAANSAAIVDLPESYLDMVRPGLALYGSYSSPHVSRNLGIRTAIALRARIASVKTLPAGATVSYGRLHRLERDTPVGVLPLGYADGWRRSLSGRAEALVRGKRRPIIGAICMDMCMVDLGGLGEVAPGEVVTLLGRDYSGSKIEVEEAARWMDTIPYEVTCGLSERVPRHYLRTE is encoded by the coding sequence ATGTACCCGAATCGTCCCATCTGGGCCGAGGTGGACCTCTCGGCCATCCGCGACAACCTCTTCGCCGTCCGGGAGAGAGTCGGCCGCGGCGTGAAGATCATGGCCGTGGTCAAATCCGACGCCTACGGCCACGGCAAGCTCGAGGTCGCCCGGACCCTGGACCCCTACGCCGACTGGTTCGGCGTCAGCTTCGTGGACGAGGGGGTGGAGCTCCGCCAGGCCGGTTTCGATCAGCCGATCCTCTGCCTGGTCACCCCCCTGGCGGACGAGCTGGACGCGATGGTCAAGTACCGGCTGACCCCGGTCCTGTCCGACGCGGAGTTGGCCGACCGCCTGGGCGAGCGCCTGGCGCGGATGGGCTGGCTGGACGCCTACCGCCGCGACTTCGACGTCCACGTAAAGGTGGACACCGGCATGGGGCGCCTGGGAGTGTGGCACGAAGAGGCGCCCGAGACGGTGGCGCGGATCGAGGCCGTCCCCGGAGTCCACGTCGCCGGGCTCATGACCCACTTCCCCCTGGCCGACGGCGAGGACGCGAGCTTCGCCCGTGAGCAGCTCGAGCGCTTCGCCCGCGTCCGCCGGGAGCTGGAAAGAAAGGGCTTGAGCCCCGAGCTCTGCCACGCCGCCAACTCCGCCGCCATCGTCGATCTCCCCGAAAGTTACCTGGACATGGTCCGGCCGGGATTAGCTCTTTACGGGAGTTACTCCAGCCCCCACGTGTCCCGCAACCTGGGCATCCGGACGGCCATCGCCCTGCGGGCCCGCATCGCGTCGGTCAAGACGCTCCCCGCCGGCGCCACGGTCAGCTACGGCCGCCTCCACCGGCTGGAGCGGGACACCCCCGTGGGCGTCCTGCCGCTGGGCTACGCCGACGGCTGGCGCAGGAGCCTCTCGGGCCGGGCCGAGGCGCTGGTCCGGGGCAAAAGAAGGCCCATCATCGGCGCCATCTGCATGGACATGTGCATGGTGGACCTGGGTGGGCTGGGCGAGGTGGCCCCGGGCGAGGTGGTCACCCTTCTGGGCCGCGACTACTCGGGCTCCAAGATAGAGGTCGAGGAAGCGGCCCGCTGGATGGACACCATCCCCTACGAGGTCACCTGCGGGCTGTCGGAGCGCGTCCCCCGGCACTACCTCCGGACGGAGTGA
- a CDS encoding ABC transporter permease — protein sequence MPPTGAVKMNTFERIGNWLMEKTHTVGGVFIFYGRTMARIARRRPRGKLVYDQMMRLGVESIGVVTMTALFTGMVIALQSVNQLKIFGAEGYVGGMVSVLFARELGPVLTAIMLAGRVGAAMAAELGTMRVTEQIDALETLASDPFRYLVAPRIIAMAVMAPALTALAMGVAQVGSFFVCIVLADVDPGVYIAELAVFSNVWDIVSGLIKALAFGQVLTLISCYYGFTTFGGAEGVGRATTNAVVVSAVNILIVDVLLTTLFFIAFD from the coding sequence GTGCCTCCAACCGGCGCTGTAAAGATGAACACCTTCGAGCGCATCGGCAACTGGCTGATGGAGAAGACCCATACCGTGGGGGGCGTGTTCATCTTCTACGGCCGGACCATGGCCCGCATCGCCCGGCGGCGGCCCCGGGGCAAGCTCGTCTACGACCAGATGATGCGCCTCGGGGTGGAGTCCATCGGCGTGGTGACCATGACCGCGCTCTTTACCGGGATGGTCATCGCGCTCCAGTCGGTGAACCAGCTGAAGATCTTCGGGGCCGAGGGGTACGTGGGCGGCATGGTGTCGGTCCTCTTCGCCCGGGAGCTGGGGCCGGTGCTCACGGCCATCATGCTCGCCGGCCGCGTGGGGGCGGCCATGGCCGCCGAGCTCGGCACCATGCGCGTCACCGAGCAGATAGACGCCCTGGAAACCCTGGCCAGCGACCCCTTCCGTTACCTCGTGGCCCCGAGAATCATCGCCATGGCCGTCATGGCCCCGGCGCTCACCGCCCTGGCCATGGGCGTGGCCCAGGTGGGCTCCTTCTTCGTCTGCATCGTCCTGGCCGACGTGGACCCCGGGGTCTACATCGCCGAGCTCGCCGTCTTTTCCAACGTCTGGGACATCGTCAGCGGGTTGATCAAGGCCCTCGCCTTCGGCCAGGTCCTGACGCTCATAAGCTGCTACTACGGCTTCACGACCTTCGGCGGGGCCGAGGGGGTCGGCCGCGCCACCACCAACGCCGTCGTCGTCAGCGCCGTGAACATACTGATCGTGGACGTGCTATTGACCACTCTCTTCTTCATCGCCTTCGACTAG